Proteins co-encoded in one Sander vitreus isolate 19-12246 chromosome 9, sanVit1, whole genome shotgun sequence genomic window:
- the b3gnt7 gene encoding UDP-GlcNAc:betaGal beta-1,3-N-acetylglucosaminyltransferase 7 encodes MVNNRDRWRVYKRVSVMFFLAGVALTVFQIGSINMGAPFELEWQTRMDASERVEPGAALGDKTDLYLGIKSFWKASKRQPVPKARVTTQEPRITEDNSPRTWDVTSSNCSANLNLSSQDWYRGLEDNFKQFMLYRHCRYFPMLLNHPEKCTGDVYLLMVIKSVATQHDRREVIRKTWGKEQVVDGKRIKTLFLIGKPSNVAERANHQKLVEYEDYIYRDILQWDFLDSFFNLTLKETHFLKWFHTYCPSVRYVFKGDDDVFVSVENIFEFLESNGNAKNLFVGDVIFKAKPIRKKENKYYIPLALYDKAHYPPYAGGGGFLMDGNLARRLHWVADTLELYPIDDVFLGMCLEVLQVTPIKHNAFKTFGLVKNKSSKLNREPCFFKSMIVVHKLLPSDLMHMWNLVNSDLVCSQKVEIL; translated from the exons AT GGTGAACAACAGAGATCGCTGGAGGGTGTACAAGAGGGTGAGTGTCATGTTCTTCCTGGCTGGTGTGGCGCTGACTGTTTTCCAGATAGGGAGCATCAATATGGGGGCTCCCTTCGAACTCGAGTGGCAGACTCGCATGGATGCCTCTGAGCGAGTGGAGCCCGGTGCTGCTCTGGGAGACAAAACTGACTTGTACCTGGGGATAAAAAGCTTTTGGAAGGCTAGCAAACGCCAGCCGGTGCCTAAAGCTCGGGTCACCACGCAGGAGCCCAGGATCACTGAGGACAACAGCCCCAGAACCTGGGAtgtaaccagctccaactgtaGCGCCAACCTCAACCTCTCAAGTCAGGACTGGTACAGGGGCCTGGAGGACAATTTCAAGCAGTTCATGCTTTATCGACACTGCCGTTACTTTCCCATGCTCCTCAACCACCCTGAGAAGTGCACTGGGGACGTATATTTGCTCATGGTAATAAAATCTGTAGCTACCCAGCATGACCGAAGAGAGGTCATTCGAAAAACCTGGGGCAAAGAGCAGGTGGTTGACGGCAAGAGGATAAAGACCCTCTTCCTTATTGGTAAACCTTCTAATGTGGCAGAGAGGGCGAATCACCAGAAGCTAGTGGAGTACGAGGACTACATCTACAGGGATATCCTCCAGTGGGACTTCCTGGATAGCTTCTTCAACCTCACGCTTAAAGAGACCCACTTCCTCAAGTGGTTCCACACTTACTGCCCCAGTGTACGCTACGTCTTCAAAGGGGACGATGATGTCTTTGTCAGCGTGGAGAACATATTTGAGTTTCTAGAGAGCAACGGCAATGCAAAGAACCTCTTTGTGGGGGACGTGATTTTCAAGGCTAAGCCAATTcgtaaaaaggaaaacaaatactACATACCCCTGGCTCTGTATGATAAGGCACACTACCCTCCCTATGCAGGTGGAGGGGGTTTCCTGATGGACGGGAACCTAGCGAGGAGGCTTCACTGGGTGGCAGACACCCTGGAGCTCTACCCCATCGATGATGTCTTCTTGGGCATGTGTCTGGAGGTGCTTCAGGTCACTCCTATAAAACACAACGCCTTTAAGACGTTCGGCTTGGTGAAAAATAAGAGCAGTAAGTTGAACAGAGaaccttgtttttttaagagcaTGATTGTGGTGCACAAGCTGCTCCCGTCGGACCTCATGCACATGTGGAATCTGGTCAACAGTGACCTGGTCTGCTCGCAGAAAGTGGAGATCCTATAG